DNA sequence from the bacterium genome:
CCATGAGCTCGTTCTTCACTTGGGAGCGAAGCTTGAACTTGATGGTGTTCTGGACTTCTTCGTAGGGCGCGACTTGGGCGACTTCGATCACCTTGACGATGTGATACCCGTCCTTGGCCAGGATCGGATCGCTGATCTCGCCGGCCTTCATCGTGAAGGACTTCTCGATCATGTCGCCCCAGCCGAAGCGGTCGGCGCGGCGGTCGCCGCGGGCCACCAGCCCGATCTCGCCGCCCCGGGCCTTGCTGCCGCGGTCGTCGGAGTATTCGGTGACCACCACTTCCCAGGCGGTGCCGGCGGCCAGCTTGGCCTTGGCTTCCTGGGCCTTTTTCAAGGCATCGGCTTCGCTCAAGCCGGCCGGAGCCGGCGGAGTCTTGGCCTTATCGGCGCCTGGCGGCGGGGTTTGAGTCTTGATCAGGATGTGGGCCAGCTTGACCCGGGAGAATTCTTTGTCTTTGTTGGCGTCGTAGTAGCCCTTGGCCTTCTGGTCGACCGCGTCGTCCAGCACCGCCTGGGCGAAGATCACCCGCTCGTAGAGGGCGGCTTTCTCCTGGACCTCGGGCTTGCTGGCCAAGCCGCGGTTGATGCTTTCTTTATAGAGCAGCTCCTGCTCAAGCAGGCTGTCGATCAGGCGCTTCTTGCCGGCCGGATTCTTGAGTTGGGCCGAAATGTTGGGATTCACCCGGCTTAAAACCTCGAGGTAGCCCTCGTCGATGGAGACCGGACCCAAGGTCGCGAGCTCCTTGCCCTGATTGAGGTGCTTTTCGAGATCGCCGGCGCCCGGCGCGCTGCCCCCCGAGCCGCAGGCGGCAACGGAGAATGCAAGACAGGAACTCATGAGAATGGCACGGACTTTCATGGACGATCTCTCCCTTCGGGATAAAAGTGGGTAGCCCTCAAAACGGGCTAAAACGAGGGAAGGATTTAAGAAGAATTGGGCAGAATCGTCAATCTTTTATGCGGGAAATGTCATTCCGAGGCCCAAAGGGCCGAGGAATCCACTACGGATAGCCTCAGCGCTAAGTAGATCCATAGTGGATCCCTCGCGCTACGCTCGGGATGACAAGTGGCCATCTTCCAGTTATGACGCAGGCATGCGTCGCCTCGCCCTCTGTCTCAGCTCCGGCCTGGGTCTGGGATTCATCCCCGGCTCGCCCGGCACCTACGGAACCCTTTGGGGAGTCCTGTTTTTTTACCTGGGCCGGCATTGGCCTTGGCCCCAGTTCGCGGCTGGGGTGGCGGCTTTCACCCTTTTCGCGGTTTTGATCAGCCAAATCGCCGAGCGGGCGACCGGCAGCCACGACAGCTCGAGCATCGTCATCGACGAAGTGGCCGGCTATTTGGTCGCGGTCGTCTTCGTTCCCTTCAGCGCCAAGACCGCGCTGCTTTCCTTCATTTTTTTTCGGCTCTTCGATATCGCGAAGCCCTGGCCCATCCGCTATATTGACAAAAAATGGGGCGGTGGTTGGGGCGTCGTGATGGACGACGTCCTGGCTGGCGTCTTCGCCAATTTGAGCCTTCAGCTCGTCATGCTGATTTGGGGAATCTCATGATCGTGGAAATCCTGGCCACCGGCAACGAGGTGGTCGAGGGCGACATCGTCAATTCCAACGCCGGCTGGCTGGCCCAACGGATGCGGGAGCGCGGCGGCGAGGTGCGTTTTCACAGCGCGGTGCCCGACGACGAAGCCTTGATCGCCGATGGGCTGCGCCGGGCCGTCGGCCGGGCCGACCTGGTCCTGGTGACCGGCGGCTTGGGACCCACCGTCGATGATCTCACCTTGGAGGTCGCCGGGCGGACCTTTGGCCGGCCCTTGCAGGTCGACGAGCCGAGCCTGGAACGGATTCGCGGTTTCTTCGCCGCCCTGGGCCGGACCCTCACCCCGAATCAGGAAAAGCAGGCCTGGCTCCCCCAGGGTTCGACGCCATTGATCAATGACTTGGGGACCGCGCCCGGAGCTTTTTGGCGGGAGGGCAAAAGCGCCTTGGCCTTTTTCCCGGGCGTGCCCAAGGAAATGCAGCGGATGTTCGAGAAACGCTTCCTGCCGCTCATCGAATCGGAGCTGGGAAAGGAAGTGCGGCTGCGCAAGGTCTTGCGCTGTTTCGGTCTGCCCGAAGGTCAGATGGATCAGATGCTGCGGCCCCTGCAGAACGCCGAGCGGGAGATCGAGGGGGCCGTGGTCGGCTTTCGGGTCCGCTTCCCGACCATCGACGTCCGCCTTCAGGTCGCCGAGCTCGACGCCGGCCTCGCCCGGCAGCGCTTGGAGGCCGCGACCCAAAAGGTGAAGGCGGCCCTCGGGCCGGTGGTTTTCGGCGAGGACGATTTCAGCCTGGAGGAAGCGGTGGTCCAGCTCTTCAACGATCGCAAGCTCAAGCTGGCCACGGCCGAATCCTGCACCGGCGGGCTAGTGGCCAACCTGATCACTGACGTGCCCGGCGCCAGCCTCTGCTTTTTGGAGGGGGCGGTGACTTATTCGGACGAAGCCAAGATGGCCCGGCTCGGAGTTTTCAAAAAGACGCTCGACGCCCACGGTGCGGTCAGCTCCGAAGTGGCGCTGGAAATGGCCCGAGGCATCCGCCGCACCAGCGGCGCCGACTTCGGCATCGGCATCACCGGGATCGCCGGCCCTTCCGGCGGCAGCGAAACCAAACCGGTGGGCACGGTCCACATCGCCGTCGCCCATCCCGAGGGCCAATGGGAGCAAAAGTTCTTCTTTCCCTTCGACCGGCTGCGCTTCAAGCAGATCACCGCGGCCGCAGCCCTGGACCGAGTGCGGCGGATTCTGCTCGGGTTGTAGGATTTTCGGACGACCGTCCTCAAAAAACCTCAATGTTGTTCCGAGGTACGGTTCTTGCTTGCATCCCAGGCCATGAAGAGCCCTCTGACAGCTAAAAACATTGGCGGCCGAATCCTAGTCTTGAGGGGCCGCCGAGTTCTTATCGATGCCGATCTTGCTGAACTCTATCATGTCAGCACGAAACGGCTTAAAGAACAGCTCAAGCGCAATGCCGATCGATTTCCCGAAGATTTCGCCTTTCAACTTACCGAGGATGAAAAATCCGAGGTGGTCGCATTTTGCGACCACCTCAAAAGGCTCAAGTATTC
Encoded proteins:
- a CDS encoding peptidylprolyl isomerase, whose protein sequence is MKVRAILMSSCLAFSVAACGSGGSAPGAGDLEKHLNQGKELATLGPVSIDEGYLEVLSRVNPNISAQLKNPAGKKRLIDSLLEQELLYKESINRGLASKPEVQEKAALYERVIFAQAVLDDAVDQKAKGYYDANKDKEFSRVKLAHILIKTQTPPPGADKAKTPPAPAGLSEADALKKAQEAKAKLAAGTAWEVVVTEYSDDRGSKARGGEIGLVARGDRRADRFGWGDMIEKSFTMKAGEISDPILAKDGYHIVKVIEVAQVAPYEEVQNTIKFKLRSQVKNELMASLTGGKSIEYKDDSLKAAASAPAPGTAAIDAATDAMQGPG
- a CDS encoding phosphatidylglycerophosphatase A, giving the protein MRRLALCLSSGLGLGFIPGSPGTYGTLWGVLFFYLGRHWPWPQFAAGVAAFTLFAVLISQIAERATGSHDSSSIVIDEVAGYLVAVVFVPFSAKTALLSFIFFRLFDIAKPWPIRYIDKKWGGGWGVVMDDVLAGVFANLSLQLVMLIWGIS
- a CDS encoding competence/damage-inducible protein A is translated as MIVEILATGNEVVEGDIVNSNAGWLAQRMRERGGEVRFHSAVPDDEALIADGLRRAVGRADLVLVTGGLGPTVDDLTLEVAGRTFGRPLQVDEPSLERIRGFFAALGRTLTPNQEKQAWLPQGSTPLINDLGTAPGAFWREGKSALAFFPGVPKEMQRMFEKRFLPLIESELGKEVRLRKVLRCFGLPEGQMDQMLRPLQNAEREIEGAVVGFRVRFPTIDVRLQVAELDAGLARQRLEAATQKVKAALGPVVFGEDDFSLEEAVVQLFNDRKLKLATAESCTGGLVANLITDVPGASLCFLEGAVTYSDEAKMARLGVFKKTLDAHGAVSSEVALEMARGIRRTSGADFGIGITGIAGPSGGSETKPVGTVHIAVAHPEGQWEQKFFFPFDRLRFKQITAAAALDRVRRILLGL